The following are encoded in a window of Castanea sativa cultivar Marrone di Chiusa Pesio chromosome 9, ASM4071231v1 genomic DNA:
- the LOC142609139 gene encoding uncharacterized protein LOC142609139 has translation MPQFSKPTFSLLLIIISIISIPTVQSEYDSSTIRLPSKDTAADLCANSNNGLVLEPASYPVKCFWANLAYGVDGVTYWCGCVDALCASVKAPSWGSVRLVMVVLALSSARLSFSFISFGIVLGFSWCMVGGDELEKLQPWRFRRRAQFKREGSKGLEGF, from the exons ATGCCTCAATTCTCCAAACCCACATTCTCTctcctcctcatcatcatctccatcaTCTCCATACCCACTGTCCAATCTGAATACGATTCCTCCACCATCCGATTACCCTCCAAAGACACCGCTGCTGATCTCTGCGCTAATAGCAACAATGGACTTGTACTTGAACCCGCATCCTACCCCGTCAAGTGTTTCTGGGCCAACCTGGCATACGGTGTCGACGGAGTGACTTATTGGTGTGGCTGTGTTGACGCGCTTTGCGCTAGTGTCAAGGCACCAAGTTGGGGTTCTGTGAGGTTGGTAATGGTTGTCTTGGCCCTCTCTTCGGCCAGGCTCTCCTTCTCATTCATATCATTTGGCATCGTGCTTGGGTTCTCT TGGTGCATGGTTGGAGGCGATGAGCTTGAAAAGCTCCAGCCATGGAGGTTTAGAAGGAGAGCTCAGTTTAAGAGGGAGGGCTCGAAGGGATTAGAAGGGTTTTAG